A region from the Desulfitobacterium dehalogenans ATCC 51507 genome encodes:
- a CDS encoding thiamine pyrophosphate-dependent enzyme, whose product MMIDFKELPKEELFGQGNVGCKGCGAAIAGRQAMKVLGERTIITIPASCMATLGGNNTKTTWGVPFYHTLFECAPAVSSGIRAALEIQGIKDVHVVSWGGDAGSADIGFQSLTGAAERQEHMIHVLYDNEMYMNTGGQTGSQTPLYAMTSNSALGKTVHKKNMLAIMEAHGIDYVASANIAYPEDLMAKFQKAAAKKGFSYIHILAPCHRGWQIKPEETIEISRKATECGLWELFEVDEGKRTRTYEPSFTPVADYLKSQGRFKHLNEDHISSFQKSVDTYYGRGE is encoded by the coding sequence ATGATGATAGATTTTAAAGAGCTTCCAAAAGAAGAACTGTTTGGACAGGGCAATGTGGGATGTAAAGGATGCGGAGCAGCAATCGCCGGAAGACAGGCTATGAAGGTTCTTGGCGAACGGACTATTATCACAATCCCGGCATCTTGTATGGCCACCCTGGGTGGTAATAATACCAAAACAACGTGGGGAGTGCCTTTCTACCATACCTTGTTTGAATGTGCTCCGGCGGTATCCTCAGGAATTCGAGCAGCCCTGGAGATCCAGGGAATTAAGGATGTTCATGTTGTATCCTGGGGCGGAGATGCAGGGAGTGCGGATATCGGGTTCCAATCCCTTACAGGTGCGGCTGAGCGTCAAGAACACATGATTCATGTTCTCTATGATAATGAAATGTATATGAATACAGGCGGTCAAACCGGCAGCCAAACTCCCTTATATGCTATGACCAGTAATAGTGCTTTAGGGAAAACAGTTCATAAGAAGAACATGCTGGCTATTATGGAAGCTCACGGTATTGATTATGTTGCCAGTGCGAATATAGCTTACCCTGAAGATCTCATGGCGAAGTTTCAAAAGGCTGCCGCTAAGAAAGGTTTCTCCTATATTCATATCCTGGCCCCTTGTCACCGCGGTTGGCAGATCAAACCCGAAGAAACGATTGAAATCTCCAGGAAGGCAACTGAATGCGGGCTCTGGGAACTCTTTGAAGTCGATGAAGGAAAAAGAACCCGGACTTACGAGCCGAGCTTTACTCCAGTAGCAGATTATCTTAAATCCCAAGGACGTTTTAAACATTTAAATGAGGATCACATTTCAAGTTTTCAAAAATCTGTGGATACCTATTATGGGCGAGGGGAGTGA
- a CDS encoding 2-oxoacid:acceptor oxidoreductase family protein, giving the protein MIEIKFLGRFGQPVGKITRTIGKQLMTEGKHVQVFDGFGAFRPGNPTNSTIRISEKVIIERSEHETTPDVIVVLDNSLFAVSDVTKGLKPNGLVMALGVTAEVLGEKADNYRFIPFDSNVKGGADCEDELMRALKEHSVL; this is encoded by the coding sequence ATGATCGAAATAAAATTCTTGGGGCGTTTTGGGCAGCCTGTAGGAAAAATAACCAGAACAATAGGAAAACAGCTTATGACCGAAGGTAAACATGTCCAGGTGTTTGATGGATTTGGAGCATTTCGACCTGGCAATCCCACCAACTCTACCATAAGAATTTCTGAAAAGGTCATTATTGAACGCTCAGAACATGAGACCACTCCAGATGTTATCGTAGTACTGGATAATAGCTTATTTGCAGTAAGTGATGTAACCAAGGGATTAAAACCTAATGGCCTGGTCATGGCTCTTGGAGTTACAGCCGAAGTTTTGGGAGAGAAAGCCGACAATTACCGATTTATCCCCTTCGACTCAAATGTCAAGGGTGGAGCAGATTGTGAAGATGAATTGATGCGAGCGCTTAAAGAACATAGTGTACTATAG
- a CDS encoding SLC13 family permease — translation MLDFLASNMDVLSLVALVLAIIVSIWRNTNLGTLALGLTLVIGHLIGGVPVKELIKAYPVSLFIMLAGVTFLFGIAQVNGTLDKITKYTVKSAKGNVAIIPIVLFFLAFILSSIGPGQISISALMAAPVMVLAAEVGIPPLLMALVVGNGAQAGAMSPLAPNGIVGNSVLAGMGITDMAISMWISMLLVHILVAGVAYFLFGGRKLWKVRHDTNSPAKVLAAMVVEPFNFAQKATLGAVGILIICVIGFKLDIGLVSFLLGSILILMNCADEKSAFKAMPWGAIILVTGVSVLVGLMQDIGGIELFAEIMANFSTPFTATLVVGFFSAIVSAYASTSGVIMPAFLPMAPLLLEKIGSDPSALPALITTIVVAGHLTDMSPLSTTGAVFISGAPDSVDSKPLFKGMMIWGLSMSVFGAILCWLLFTVLGLA, via the coding sequence ATGTTGGATTTTCTAGCGAGCAATATGGATGTACTGTCTCTAGTCGCCTTGGTATTAGCTATTATTGTATCCATCTGGAGAAATACAAACCTGGGAACCTTGGCCCTGGGTTTAACTCTTGTCATTGGGCATTTGATCGGTGGTGTTCCGGTTAAAGAGCTTATTAAAGCGTATCCTGTAAGTTTGTTCATTATGCTGGCCGGGGTAACCTTCCTTTTTGGAATCGCCCAAGTCAATGGAACTTTGGATAAGATTACAAAGTATACCGTTAAATCGGCCAAAGGGAATGTGGCCATAATCCCAATCGTGCTTTTCTTTCTTGCCTTCATTCTTTCCTCAATTGGCCCGGGACAGATTTCAATTTCTGCCCTGATGGCTGCTCCTGTCATGGTTCTTGCCGCTGAAGTCGGGATTCCCCCACTTCTTATGGCGCTTGTGGTAGGAAACGGTGCCCAAGCCGGTGCTATGTCTCCCCTTGCACCCAATGGAATCGTCGGGAACAGCGTTCTGGCCGGAATGGGGATCACGGATATGGCCATAAGTATGTGGATCAGCATGCTGCTCGTCCATATCTTGGTTGCAGGAGTTGCTTATTTCCTTTTTGGGGGAAGAAAGCTTTGGAAAGTACGCCATGATACCAATAGCCCTGCTAAAGTATTAGCCGCAATGGTGGTTGAACCTTTCAATTTTGCTCAAAAAGCAACTCTTGGGGCAGTCGGGATCTTGATTATCTGTGTTATCGGCTTCAAGCTTGATATCGGATTAGTATCGTTCCTACTGGGCTCTATCCTGATCTTAATGAACTGTGCTGATGAAAAGTCTGCCTTTAAGGCCATGCCCTGGGGAGCAATTATTCTGGTCACAGGGGTTAGCGTCTTGGTTGGTCTCATGCAAGACATCGGCGGAATCGAACTCTTCGCCGAAATCATGGCCAATTTTTCAACACCGTTTACAGCAACCTTGGTGGTTGGTTTCTTCTCAGCCATAGTATCTGCTTATGCCAGCACTTCAGGAGTTATTATGCCTGCGTTCTTGCCCATGGCTCCCCTTCTCCTGGAAAAAATCGGCTCAGATCCTTCGGCGCTGCCGGCATTAATCACAACGATTGTGGTGGCAGGTCACCTCACCGATATGAGTCCACTTTCCACGACAGGAGCGGTCTTTATCTCGGGTGCTCCGGATTCCGTTGATTCTAAGCCTCTTTTCAAGGGGATGATGATTTGGGGTCTTTCCATGTCGGTCTTTGGCGCAATACTTTGTTGGTTGCTCTTTACGGTTCTTGGTCTCGCGTAG
- a CDS encoding aconitase family protein gives MNFFYQSLAQASSLPNVVAGQDIKLKPDLILGHDGTWPKVLTAWKNSGYKLTDQAKVMVTLDHAYPAPSISDRMFHQELYQLGKEKDLKLYTHGEGVLHQVLAEEETLSPGMIIVGADGHVATAGAFGVLAFSLSAEQLITPLETGYFTLIVPELVNITIENNPRANISARDIALKILGTLSGEIKGKAVALSGSYFEQASMDSKMALCNLLPEGGAVTAFIIPTPEKGEGLDFTIDAGSLEPMIAVPPAPTSVLPVKNLEGRNITVAIIGGCSAGRLEDMKVCASVLEGKTIHPQVTLIITPASRTVANQMDELGLSTILRSSGAVIMPPGCGPCPGKHFGLLSPWDKAITTTIRNSPGRIGSEDAEIYLASPLTVAQSALRGKISEPRQ, from the coding sequence TTGAACTTTTTTTATCAGTCATTAGCTCAAGCGTCTTCTCTGCCGAATGTCGTTGCCGGGCAAGACATTAAACTCAAGCCGGATCTTATTCTCGGACATGATGGTACATGGCCCAAGGTTTTAACAGCCTGGAAGAACTCTGGTTACAAATTGACTGATCAGGCTAAGGTAATGGTCACACTGGACCATGCTTATCCGGCCCCATCGATCTCAGACCGGATGTTTCATCAAGAACTTTATCAGTTAGGAAAAGAGAAAGACCTTAAGTTGTATACCCATGGTGAAGGGGTATTGCATCAAGTTCTCGCTGAAGAAGAGACTCTATCACCTGGAATGATCATCGTGGGGGCGGATGGACATGTGGCTACAGCGGGAGCTTTTGGTGTCCTTGCTTTTTCCCTCTCAGCTGAACAACTTATTACACCGCTGGAAACAGGTTATTTTACATTAATCGTTCCTGAACTAGTGAACATTACCATAGAAAATAATCCACGGGCCAATATTTCAGCTCGGGATATCGCATTAAAAATTCTCGGAACCCTTAGTGGGGAGATCAAAGGGAAAGCGGTGGCTTTATCAGGCTCTTATTTTGAGCAGGCTAGTATGGATTCCAAAATGGCATTATGCAATTTACTTCCTGAAGGAGGAGCCGTTACGGCCTTTATCATACCTACCCCAGAAAAAGGGGAAGGATTAGATTTTACCATTGATGCCGGTTCCCTGGAACCTATGATTGCTGTACCACCGGCGCCAACAAGCGTCTTACCGGTAAAGAATCTCGAAGGGAGAAACATCACAGTAGCTATAATCGGCGGTTGTTCAGCCGGCCGTTTGGAAGATATGAAAGTGTGTGCTTCTGTACTGGAAGGGAAAACGATCCATCCTCAAGTTACGTTAATTATTACTCCCGCTTCAAGGACTGTGGCTAATCAAATGGATGAACTAGGCCTTTCCACGATCCTACGCAGCAGTGGTGCAGTCATTATGCCACCCGGCTGCGGTCCATGCCCAGGCAAGCACTTCGGATTGCTTTCGCCATGGGATAAAGCCATTACAACGACCATTAGAAACTCACCGGGACGGATTGGCTCAGAAGATGCTGAGATTTATTTAGCTTCCCCCTTGACCGTTGCCCAATCAGCCCTTAGGGGAAAAATCTCGGAACCCCGGCAGTAG
- a CDS encoding FAD-binding oxidoreductase has product MVSKEQLIQDLEGMFKPERVLKSELQRYCYTYDSSFVSQQTEYYPDVVVCLECTEDVSRLMKYAWENEVPVTPRGAGSGQTGGSVAINGGIVLDLSGWNSIVEIDDANMQVIVRPGIVHADLNDALSPYGLFFPPDPGSSKMATVGGMVCNNASGLRAVKYGATFQYVLGLEVVLPNGEVMKTGGLKSKALKSVSGIDLTRLYCGSEGTLGVITEIRLKVLPKPQSRGIMLALFEKLEDSALTVLDVFKAGLIPSGIEILDDGGIRCANKFKPDLNIPEMEAAIFFEINGSKAAVMEEGAQVKAIAEKRASSVEWATDADRMAKLWQGRAVIGAASARFMEGKTRIFAGEDVCFPISRVPEALRAIRNIGAEYEIPVVIYGHIGDGNMHTAPIMDPLNPDEVERTHKVAEAIHRLALEMGGSTTGEHGVGFARVPYMQEEHGIALDVMWSIKKAIDSKLIMNPGKIWTLGRG; this is encoded by the coding sequence ATGGTTTCAAAAGAACAGCTTATTCAAGACCTGGAAGGGATGTTTAAACCAGAGAGAGTGCTCAAGAGTGAGCTTCAACGTTATTGTTACACCTATGACAGTTCCTTTGTTTCTCAGCAAACAGAATATTATCCGGACGTGGTTGTTTGTCTTGAATGTACAGAAGATGTATCCCGGTTGATGAAGTATGCCTGGGAAAACGAAGTTCCGGTAACTCCCAGAGGAGCAGGAAGCGGTCAAACGGGCGGTAGTGTAGCTATTAACGGGGGTATTGTTCTCGATCTTTCCGGGTGGAACAGTATCGTTGAGATCGATGATGCGAATATGCAGGTGATTGTCAGGCCGGGAATTGTTCATGCGGATTTAAATGATGCTTTGTCCCCCTATGGGCTATTTTTTCCGCCGGACCCTGGAAGTTCGAAAATGGCTACAGTGGGGGGGATGGTCTGTAACAATGCCAGTGGCTTGCGGGCGGTAAAATATGGAGCAACGTTTCAGTATGTTCTGGGCTTAGAAGTGGTCCTGCCTAACGGGGAGGTCATGAAAACCGGCGGTTTAAAATCTAAAGCTTTAAAGAGCGTTTCCGGTATTGACTTAACCCGGCTTTATTGTGGTTCTGAAGGGACTTTGGGTGTCATTACGGAAATCCGTTTGAAGGTTCTGCCTAAGCCCCAATCGCGTGGAATTATGTTAGCGCTTTTTGAGAAGCTCGAAGATAGTGCCCTGACTGTTCTTGATGTCTTTAAGGCTGGTTTGATACCTTCTGGAATCGAAATCCTCGACGATGGGGGAATCCGCTGTGCCAATAAGTTTAAACCTGATTTGAACATTCCTGAAATGGAAGCAGCCATCTTCTTTGAGATTAATGGGTCAAAGGCAGCGGTCATGGAGGAAGGGGCCCAAGTTAAGGCGATAGCTGAAAAAAGAGCTTCCAGTGTGGAGTGGGCCACTGATGCGGACCGTATGGCGAAGCTTTGGCAAGGGAGAGCGGTTATAGGGGCAGCTTCTGCACGGTTCATGGAAGGAAAAACACGGATATTTGCCGGTGAAGATGTTTGCTTTCCCATTAGCAGAGTTCCTGAAGCCCTAAGAGCTATTCGCAATATAGGTGCTGAATACGAGATTCCCGTGGTGATCTATGGTCATATTGGGGATGGCAATATGCATACTGCACCGATCATGGATCCTTTAAATCCGGATGAAGTGGAAAGAACTCATAAAGTGGCTGAAGCTATTCATCGCCTGGCCTTAGAAATGGGTGGTTCAACAACTGGAGAACACGGGGTAGGCTTTGCACGAGTTCCGTATATGCAGGAAGAGCATGGAATTGCTCTCGATGTCATGTGGTCTATTAAAAAAGCTATCGATTCCAAACTCATTATGAATCCCGGGAAAATATGGACGCTGGGGAGGGGTTAA